The DNA region CGGAATCCTGCTGGCCGGCGGAGTCGTTGTGCCTATAGATTCCCTGATGTCGCCGACCGAAATCGCGTCGGTGCTGCGCATGGCCAATGCCCTGCTGCTGATTACCACCCGCAAGTTTCTCGATGCCGTCGAGCAGGTTCAGAGCGAAACCGGAGCGGTTCCTTTGGACACACTGCTGATCGATGAGCCGTTGGAGGTGGAAGTTTCCGACGGCAAAGACGGCCACTGGCTGCAATTGCCCAAAGCCAAGCCCGACGATTTGGCGGTGATTATCTTCACCTCGGGGACGACCGGTTTTTCCAAGGGGGTGATGCTCACCCATCTCAATCTCTGTTCTGACGTGCAGGGGATTGTGAATGCGGAGATCCTCGCGCCGGATGACAATTTCCATCTGCTATTGCCGCTGCACCACACCTACTCGGCGACCGTCAACATGCTCGGATCGCTGGCGCTGGGGGCGCGGGCGACCTTTGCCACCAGCTACAAATCGCGCGACATTCTCGATGACATCCGCATCGCGCGGGTCACCATGCTGGTGTGTGTGCCACAGGTTCTGGAAAATCTGATGATCGGCATCCGCCGCGCCATTCTGGATGCTCCACGGCACAAGCGCATGGCATTCCGTACAGTCTACGCACTTTCGGGGGGCTTGCACAAACTTGGACTGAACGCCGGATCGGTGATCTTCCGTGGCTTGCGCGAGAAGGCCAGTTTGCACAGCATCCGCCGCATGATTTCCGGCGGCGCCGCGCTGCGTCCCGAAGTCAACCGCTTCTTTGAGCATCTCGGCTTTCTGCTGCTGCAAGGCTATGGCCTGACGGAGACCAGCCCCGTGGCGACAGTGAATCCCCCGTGGCAAAACCGCATCGGTTCGGTGGGCATTGCCCTGCCGGGGGTGGAGGTCAAAATAGACAACCCCGACTCCAGCGGAATCGGGGAAATCTGTGTGCGCGGCGACTTGGTGATGCGCGGCTATTTCGAGAATCCCGAAGCCACAGCCCACGTCATGGAAGGCGGCTGGTTTCACACGGGAGATGCCGGGTACCTTGACCGCGACGGCTATCTGTTCATCACGGGCCGGATCAAGAACATCATCGTCACCGGCGGCGGAAAGAATGTCTATCCCGAAGAGATTGAGGCTGTGCTCAACATGTGCCCATGCGTGTTAGAATCGCTGGTGATCGGCTTCGAGCGCAGCAGGGGCGGGGGAGAGGAACTGGCTGCGCTGCTGGTGGTGGATCAGACCTATGTGGACGGCGAGCGCGAGCGCGGCAACGAGGTGGATGTCAACGCGGAACTGAAAAAGGCCGTAGACGATTACAACCAGTCCGTTCCACCCTACCGCAAAATTCGCCAATGGCAGATTCACCCCACCGAATTCGAGAAGACCTCCACAAGGAAGATAAGGCGGTATGTGTACAAAGATGCGGTGCAGCAGGAGAGCAAGGGAGCTTAGGCCGCTCTCCGCAAGTCTCCAATCGCCCAGCCAATCCCGCCTACAACCGCAGCACTCACGCCGATGACGGCGAAGAGGGCTTCGGTGGAGATCAGTTCGGTGGCGAAGCCGGTGAGGGAGCAACTGATGGCGGAGAGGCCGACGACGGTGAGATTGACGAGGCTGAAGATCCGACCCTGCAAATGAGCGGGGACTTCGGTCTGAATCAGCGTGGCGCGGGGGACGAGGATGAAGGGGATGCCGATGCTGTGGATGAACCACCAGATCATCGTTGAGGTGAGCGTGTCGGTGAAATAAAACGGCACAAAGGTGATGCCGTCCCAGATGATGGCGCACAGCAGCAACTTGCCGCGTGGAAACCGGGAGGCGTAGCGGTGCACAAGAAAACTCCCCGCGACCATGCCCAATGCGAAAGCTCCCTCGGTAGCGGCATACGCACCCGCGCCGAGTCCCAAATGCAGCCGCACATACAGCGGCGCGCCGACCAGCGCGGGACCCATGATAAACAGATTATCCACTGCGGTAATCCACAGCAGGCCGCGAATCAAACCATGCTGATGAGCATACGACAGCCCTTCGCGCACGGTCTGCAATGGTGCAAGCTTGGGAGCCGTTGTCACTTCGAGCGGACGAGGACGCAGCTTCAACAAAAAAAGCAGCGACACGAAAAAGGTTATCGCGTCGCCGTAGAATAAGCCGCTGATTTTTGCCCACGGGAGCATCGCCGCCGCCATGACCGGGCCGACAAAATAGGCAAAGCCATAGGAACCCTGCAAGAGGGAACTGGAGCGAGTGAGGTCTTCGTGCTCCACGACCTGCGGAATCACCGACTCTCGCGCGGGGTAAAACAGGGTGGTGAAGAGTGCAATGCAGAAGGCCAGCAGCCCGAGCAGCATGCCGGTCATCATGCCCATCAGATAGAGCGTAGGAATCAAGGCCACCAGCGCCACCCGCGCGGCATCGGAGAAGATCATCACGCGCTTGCGATCCATGCGGTCCACCAGCGCGCCGGCGAAAACGCCGAAGATCACCGACGGCAGATACTGCGCCATGCCAATCAGTCCCGTGGCGATCTTGGAGCCGGTCAGCTCATAGATCAGCCACATGATCGCCACCTGGTGCAGGGAATCCCCGGCGGTGGAAATCAATCCGGCTGCCCAGAGCGGCCAGAGCCCGCGTGGAACCCACGTCCGGCGCGTTACACGTTGTTCAGCAAGTGTCAAAGGATAATCCGTGTCCCATACAGTTAGAGAGAACGAGACGATCACCATCGTCTCGTTTGCGTCACAGAATCCCGAACGGCAGGCGGAATTGAAGAGCGGGGTAGAGAGGGTCTTGAGTGGCCGCCCGCACAATCTGCATTTTTCCCGCGACGAAGCCTCTGCCATGGCCGATCTGCGCGAGGCCCAGATTCTGCTCACGTACCGCCAGCGGTTTGTAGAGGCGCTGGTTCACGCGGCGCCGAATCTTCGCTGGGTGCACGTGGGCGACGCGGGAGTGGAGCAGTGCTTCTTCCCGGCGTTTCTTGAACGCGGCGCGGTGCTCACCAATTCCAGCGGCATTCACGGGCAGTACATGTCCGAGTGGACCCTCGCCATGCTGCTCTACATTTCGCAGCGTCTCGCCGAAGTGGAGGCCTGGCGCGCCGATCACGACTGGAAGCGGCACAAGGACCCCATCGTCACCAGCCGTTTTCTGATCGAAGGCAAGAAGGCGTTGATCGTCGGCTACGGAGAAATTGGCAAGGCCGTCGCACAGAAGCTGCTGGCTTTGGGTGTGGCCTGCGAAGGCATCGTCTCCCGTTTCCGGCCTGCGGCTATCCCCCTGCATACCACGCGGAAGTTGCCCGAAATCCTTCGTTACTTCGACATCGTAGTCATCGCGACACCGCTTACGCCGGAAACGGAGAACCTCTTCAACCGGGACATGCTGCAGCGCATGAAACCCGGATCGATTCTGGTGAACCTCGCGCGGGGCAAAGTCACCGACGAAGCCGCGCTGATGGAGGTGTTGCGGAATGGTCCCTTAGCTTACGCCGCGCTGGACGTTTTTGCCGAGGAGCCGCTCCCTGCCGAGTCGCCTCTCTTTGCCATTCCCAATCTGGTGATGACACCGCACATCTCCGGCAACTTTCCGGAATACACTCAGCGCGTGCATGACCTCTTCCTCCAGAACCTCGAGCGCTTTGCAAACGGCAAGCCGCTGCTGCATGTGGTAGACCGGGCGAAAGGCTACTGAAGCCAAAAGTCAAAAAACTTAAAAGCCAAAACGGGAACCTTCTCGTTTTGGCTTTTTGCTCTTGGCGCTATTTCAGAATGACCATTTTCTGAATGGCGTGTCCTGCCGTTCCTTCGAATCTTACGAAGTAAATTCCTGTCGTAAAGCCTTCGGTATTCAAGGCAAGGTGCTGCTCTCCGGCAGCCCATTTTGTTTGCGGCCAGGTGAACGCCTCGCGTCCGAGAACATCATAGACGGTTAGTCTGCCGCTGCCGTTGCTGGGCAGCGTGAGCGTGAGTGTCGCCGTGCCATTGACCGGATTGGGATAGGTGGACAGAAGCACCGGCGAGTTCGGAACGGGATTGGGCGTGACGGGAACCGCATCGAAGATGTAATCCGCCGCGGCGAGGGCATTCATGATTCCCCAGCCGAAATCATTATTCGCGCTATCGGCCATGGAGGCGGTTTGCATCATCGCATGGCGCACCATCTGCGCCGTCCATGTCGGATGCGCTTCCATAATCAGCGCCGCTGCGCCGGAGACAATCGGTGTCGACAAAGATGTTCCCGCGGCAAAGCCGTAGTTGTCCTGCGTGTGGGCCTCTGCCCACAGTACCCATGTTCCCTGCGCGGAAATGTCCGGTTTGATGCGGCCATCTCCGGTCGGACCGGGCGAGGAAAACCCGGCGATTTCCCCCGTGGTGTCCACCGCGCCGACTGCCAGAATCGAATCCGCGTCCGCCGGCGTGACGATATGATTCCAGGAGGAAAACCGTTCATTGCCGGCGGCGGTGACGCACAATATTCCGTGCGCCGCGGCGACTTCGAGACCGCGCGTGGTGGTGGCGGTATGGCCGTTCAGGTCAGGAAACGGGTACCAGAAATCCGGTGCTTCGCCGATGTAGCCGAGGCTTGACGAGGTGATATCCGCGCCCAGGCTGTCCGCCCAGTGCAGCGCCTCCACATAGTAATCTTCTTCAGCGTGCGTCTCCGTCGGCACCCATTCGGTTTTGGCGCAGAGAAAATCGGCGCCGAAGGCCGGACCCACCAGCATGCTGTCGCGATAGCCGCCGCACACCGACAGTGTTCCCGTGCCGTGGCCGCTTTGTCCTGCGCTGTCTTCGCCGGCCACATCTTGAACGGTAGTGTCGCGGTGAATAAAATCGTACTTTGCCACGACGTGCAGACTATCAAAGGCGCGGTGATACAGTTCGTAGCCGGTATCGAGGAAGCAGATCAGGACGCCACGTCCGGAGAGCCCGCGGTGATGCAACTCCGGAATATGCGACATTGCGTATTGATGCAGCGAAAGCCCGTAATTCGGATCATCAAGCGTCCCTTGCGCGCGCGTCGGATGCTCATTCATGCCGGTCTTTCGCAGATGGAACTGCTCGAGGGTCTGCACGCCGTCCATTTCCCGGATTGCGGCAAACTGTTGGGGCGTCGCCTCAATGCTGACGGCATTCAGCCACGGGCTCACCGTGCGGATTCGTGCGCCCGTAGACCGTATCTGCTCCACATAGCGGGCGCTGACCGGAAGATCATAGTTATCGGCCAGCGGAACATGATTCTTGATCCGCCGCGCAAGCGCGCGCGGAGTGAGAGTCTGTTCTGCCTGCTGCAGGGCCAACTGCCGCTCGGCGGGGGAGAGCCCTTTGTCGCGGAGAT from bacterium includes:
- a CDS encoding AMP-dependent synthetase/ligase, whose product is MHSFPTSAWRIPKTITGLLAHAKQTWPDRPYLQIRVGNSLNALTYREVALQSESLAQRLIARSIHPGDRVALLAENRPGWVTAYFGILLAGGVVVPIDSLMSPTEIASVLRMANALLLITTRKFLDAVEQVQSETGAVPLDTLLIDEPLEVEVSDGKDGHWLQLPKAKPDDLAVIIFTSGTTGFSKGVMLTHLNLCSDVQGIVNAEILAPDDNFHLLLPLHHTYSATVNMLGSLALGARATFATSYKSRDILDDIRIARVTMLVCVPQVLENLMIGIRRAILDAPRHKRMAFRTVYALSGGLHKLGLNAGSVIFRGLREKASLHSIRRMISGGAALRPEVNRFFEHLGFLLLQGYGLTETSPVATVNPPWQNRIGSVGIALPGVEVKIDNPDSSGIGEICVRGDLVMRGYFENPEATAHVMEGGWFHTGDAGYLDRDGYLFITGRIKNIIVTGGGKNVYPEEIEAVLNMCPCVLESLVIGFERSRGGGEELAALLVVDQTYVDGERERGNEVDVNAELKKAVDDYNQSVPPYRKIRQWQIHPTEFEKTSTRKIRRYVYKDAVQQESKGA
- a CDS encoding MFS transporter, which produces MTLAEQRVTRRTWVPRGLWPLWAAGLISTAGDSLHQVAIMWLIYELTGSKIATGLIGMAQYLPSVIFGVFAGALVDRMDRKRVMIFSDAARVALVALIPTLYLMGMMTGMLLGLLAFCIALFTTLFYPARESVIPQVVEHEDLTRSSSLLQGSYGFAYFVGPVMAAAMLPWAKISGLFYGDAITFFVSLLFLLKLRPRPLEVTTAPKLAPLQTVREGLSYAHQHGLIRGLLWITAVDNLFIMGPALVGAPLYVRLHLGLGAGAYAATEGAFALGMVAGSFLVHRYASRFPRGKLLLCAIIWDGITFVPFYFTDTLTSTMIWWFIHSIGIPFILVPRATLIQTEVPAHLQGRIFSLVNLTVVGLSAISCSLTGFATELISTEALFAVIGVSAAVVGGIGWAIGDLRRAA
- a CDS encoding D-2-hydroxyacid dehydrogenase, which codes for MSHTVRENETITIVSFASQNPERQAELKSGVERVLSGRPHNLHFSRDEASAMADLREAQILLTYRQRFVEALVHAAPNLRWVHVGDAGVEQCFFPAFLERGAVLTNSSGIHGQYMSEWTLAMLLYISQRLAEVEAWRADHDWKRHKDPIVTSRFLIEGKKALIVGYGEIGKAVAQKLLALGVACEGIVSRFRPAAIPLHTTRKLPEILRYFDIVVIATPLTPETENLFNRDMLQRMKPGSILVNLARGKVTDEAALMEVLRNGPLAYAALDVFAEEPLPAESPLFAIPNLVMTPHISGNFPEYTQRVHDLFLQNLERFANGKPLLHVVDRAKGY
- a CDS encoding S8/S53 family peptidase — its product is MLIRRLPALSALALLLMVCTAHAADDTARYWVYLRDKGLSPAERQLALQQAEQTLTPRALARRIKNHVPLADNYDLPVSARYVEQIRSTGARIRTVSPWLNAVSIEATPQQFAAIREMDGVQTLEQFHLRKTGMNEHPTRAQGTLDDPNYGLSLHQYAMSHIPELHHRGLSGRGVLICFLDTGYELYHRAFDSLHVVAKYDFIHRDTTVQDVAGEDSAGQSGHGTGTLSVCGGYRDSMLVGPAFGADFLCAKTEWVPTETHAEEDYYVEALHWADSLGADITSSSLGYIGEAPDFWYPFPDLNGHTATTTRGLEVAAAHGILCVTAAGNERFSSWNHIVTPADADSILAVGAVDTTGEIAGFSSPGPTGDGRIKPDISAQGTWVLWAEAHTQDNYGFAAGTSLSTPIVSGAAALIMEAHPTWTAQMVRHAMMQTASMADSANNDFGWGIMNALAAADYIFDAVPVTPNPVPNSPVLLSTYPNPVNGTATLTLTLPSNGSGRLTVYDVLGREAFTWPQTKWAAGEQHLALNTEGFTTGIYFVRFEGTAGHAIQKMVILK